In Canis aureus isolate CA01 chromosome 6, VMU_Caureus_v.1.0, whole genome shotgun sequence, one genomic interval encodes:
- the HSD11B1 gene encoding 11-beta-hydroxysteroid dehydrogenase 1 isoform X2: protein MAFKKKYLPPLLGFFLAYYYYSANEEFRPEMLQGKKVIVTGASKGIGEQMAYHLAKMGAHVVVTARSKETLKKVVSHCLELGAASAHYIPGTMEDMTFAEQFVAKAGKLMGGLDMLILNHITNTSMNLFSGDIHLVRRSMEVNFLSYVVLSAAALPMLKQSNGSIVVVSSKAGKMSSPLVAPYSASKFALDGFFSSVRMEHSVTKVNVSITLCILGLINTDTAMKAVSGILSTVGASSKEECALEIIKGGALRQEEVYYDNSVWTAFLLGNPGRKILEFLSLRSYKLDKFINN from the exons AtggcttttaagaaaaaatatctcCCCCCCCTTCTGGGGTTCTTCTTGGCCTACTACTACTATTCTGCGAATGAGGAATTCAGACCAG AGATGCTCCAAGGAAAGAAAGTAATTGTCACAGGGGCCAGCAAGGGGATTGGAGAACAGATGGCCTATCATCTGGCGAAGATGGGAGCCCATGTGGTGGTGACAGCAAGGTCTAAAGAAACTCTAAAGAAG GTGGTATCCCACTGCCTAGAGCTTGGGGCAGCATCTGCACACTACATTCCTGGCACCATGGAGGATATGACCTTTGCAGAGCAATTCGTGGCCAAAGCTGGAAAGCTCATGG GGGGACTAGACATGCTCATCCTCAACCATATCACCAACACTTCTATGAATCTATTTAGTGGTGATATCCACTTGGTGCGCAGAAGCATGGAAGTCAACTTCCTCAGTTATGTGGTCCTGAGTGCTGCTGCCTTGCCTATGCTGAAGCAGAGCAACGGAAGCATTGTTGTCGTCTCCTCAAAGGCTG GGAAAATGTCTTCTCCACTTGTTGCACCCTATTCTGCAAGCAAATTTGCTCTGGACGGATTTTTCTCCTCTGTCAGGATGGAACATTCAGTGACCAAGGTCAATGTGTCGATCACTCTCTGTATCCTCGGCCTCATAAACACAG ACACAGCCATGAAGGCCGTTTCTGGGATACTCAGCACAGTAGGAGCATCTTCAAAGGAAGAATGTGCCCTGGAGATCATCAAAGGGGGAGCTCTGCGCCAAGAGGAAGTGTACTATGACAACTCAGTCTGGACAGCTTTCCTACTGGGAAATCCAGGGAGGAAGATCCTGGAATTCTTGTCATTAAGAAGTTATAAACTGGACAAATTTATAAACAACTAA
- the HSD11B1 gene encoding 11-beta-hydroxysteroid dehydrogenase 1 isoform X3, whose amino-acid sequence MLQGKKVIVTGASKGIGEQMAYHLAKMGAHVVVTARSKETLKKVVSHCLELGAASAHYIPGTMEDMTFAEQFVAKAGKLMGGLDMLILNHITNTSMNLFSGDIHLVRRSMEVNFLSYVVLSAAALPMLKQSNGSIVVVSSKAGKMSSPLVAPYSASKFALDGFFSSVRMEHSVTKVNVSITLCILGLINTDTAMKAVSGILSTVGASSKEECALEIIKGGALRQEEVYYDNSVWTAFLLGNPGRKILEFLSLRSYKLDKFINN is encoded by the exons ATGCTCCAAGGAAAGAAAGTAATTGTCACAGGGGCCAGCAAGGGGATTGGAGAACAGATGGCCTATCATCTGGCGAAGATGGGAGCCCATGTGGTGGTGACAGCAAGGTCTAAAGAAACTCTAAAGAAG GTGGTATCCCACTGCCTAGAGCTTGGGGCAGCATCTGCACACTACATTCCTGGCACCATGGAGGATATGACCTTTGCAGAGCAATTCGTGGCCAAAGCTGGAAAGCTCATGG GGGGACTAGACATGCTCATCCTCAACCATATCACCAACACTTCTATGAATCTATTTAGTGGTGATATCCACTTGGTGCGCAGAAGCATGGAAGTCAACTTCCTCAGTTATGTGGTCCTGAGTGCTGCTGCCTTGCCTATGCTGAAGCAGAGCAACGGAAGCATTGTTGTCGTCTCCTCAAAGGCTG GGAAAATGTCTTCTCCACTTGTTGCACCCTATTCTGCAAGCAAATTTGCTCTGGACGGATTTTTCTCCTCTGTCAGGATGGAACATTCAGTGACCAAGGTCAATGTGTCGATCACTCTCTGTATCCTCGGCCTCATAAACACAG ACACAGCCATGAAGGCCGTTTCTGGGATACTCAGCACAGTAGGAGCATCTTCAAAGGAAGAATGTGCCCTGGAGATCATCAAAGGGGGAGCTCTGCGCCAAGAGGAAGTGTACTATGACAACTCAGTCTGGACAGCTTTCCTACTGGGAAATCCAGGGAGGAAGATCCTGGAATTCTTGTCATTAAGAAGTTATAAACTGGACAAATTTATAAACAACTAA